GATCGGCGTAGCCATTGAAGGGCAACGTGGCCCGACGCTTAGTCTCGCCGATGCGCCGCTCCGTGCGCTGCGACCACCGTGGGTGCGGCACATCAGGGTTGACGTTGGCATAGAAACCATACTCATTGGGCGCGGCCGCCATCCAGAGCGACGTGGGCTGCTCGGCAACCAAATCGATCTTGACGATAGACTTGATACTCTTGAAACCGTACTTCCAGGGCACCACCAGTCGAACAGGTGCGCCGCTCTGGGGCAATAATTCCTCGCCGTACAGCCCTGTCGACAGAAGCGCCAGGTCATTCATGGCCTCGTCCAATCGCAAGCCTTCCACATAGGGCCACTCGTACCACGGGCTGCGCATGCCTGGCATACGCTCGGGATCGTTTACCGTTTCAAAGCGTACATATTTGGCGTCAGAGGTGGGCTGCACATCTTTCAGCAGTTTCGCCAGCGAAAAACCGAGCCAGGGAATCACCATGGACCAGCCCTCAACGCAGCGCATCCGGTAGATCCGTTCCTCCTGGTCGTAGGTTTTGAGCAACTCCTCGATATCATAGGTCTTTGGATTGCGCACCAGGCCGCCTACCTCGACGGCCCAGGGGCGATTGGGATAGCCTTCCGCCAGCCTGGCGACTTTCTCCTTGTCGGTTGTGAACTCGTAGAAGTTATTGAAGTTGGTAATGGCCTCAAACGAAGTTGCTTCGCCGGCAACTTCGCCATTGAGTTGGGCAACGCCGGGTGTCGCTGCCGCGGAATCGGCCGCCGAACCACCGGCCGGCGAAACAATCCCGGTCTCGGGAGAATCGCCTCGTCCGCAGGCAGCCAGCACCATTGCGCCCAGCGCCAGGGTGCCAGTTGTCTTCATGAACTTGCGTCGATCCCGATAAATATGTTGGGGGGTAATCTCTGAACTTTTGATTTCGGTCATGCTGTCTCCACGGAAAATGCGCTGAAAGTCGAACAGTTGCTTATCTACAATGCCCAGAATAACGGGTCTTTATGAAGCCTTGCTTAACACCATATTACGAAAAGATTACAGAGAGTCTGTACCTTCCCTTACCAGACCATGGCTTGGCCATTATAGCCCACTTCTCGAAAAACGGCTCCCTGGCCGTTCAGGTTTCTGGCCGATGGCGCCCGATAACCAGGTTTGGTCGCAGGCCAGCCCAGTCTGCCTGGAAGCTCCTGGCAACCGCTGGATGGGTAATTTAGAACAAAGCACATCTCCAGTTTGACCGACAGAGACATCTGTTGTACAATCCAGCGTCCCCGATCATCGACCCTGACAAGATTTCCACGGAGCGAAAACCCACATCATGGGCCAGGCGACTACCACAGAGGTTCATGCCACTGGCGTGACCGCAACCCGCAAGAAGCGTTGGAACAGGACAAAATCCACAGCGGAGGCATACCTGTATCTTGCGCCAACACTGATCGCCCTGGCTGTATTTGTCTTCATTCCTGTCTTTTCCTCGTTCCGTCTCAGCTTGCATCGTGTCGCGCCCTTTGGTGGAAGAGAGATATTCATTGGTCTGGAGCACTACTCACGGCTGTTGACCGATCCAGACTATTGGAACAGTGTCAAGGTCACCTTCCTGTTCATGTTGGGCGTCGTGCCTGTCGGGTTGTTTCTGGCCGTTCTGCTGGCGGTGGCTCTCTCCTATCCGCTTCGCCATCTTTCGGGCTTGCACCGGCTACTCATCTTTGTGCCCGTCGTGATCAGCAGCGCAGTGGCAGGCGTACTCTTCAAATGGCTCTACCATCCCGTGGTTGGCTATATCAACTATTGGCTCAGCCTGATCGGCATCCAAGGACCAAATTGGTTGGCCGACAAGGATTGGGCACTGATCGCCATCATTCTGGCCACGATCTGGAAGGAGTTTGGCTTTAACGTCATCATCGCGCTTGCGGGCGTGCAGGCCATCGACGATACCTTGTACGACGCAGCCAAGGTAGATGGTGCCAACTTCTGGCAGCGCCTGTTCCAGATTACGATACCGCTGCTTACGCCCACGCTCTTCTTCCTGCTGATTATCAACATCATCCACACCTTCGAGGCCTTCGGCCAAATCCACGTCCTGACCGAAGGGGGCCCCGGTCAGGCAACCAACACCATGGTCTATTCCATTTTCTATGATGCGTTTGTGGGTACACCCCAGCGCGGTATTGCCTCGGCACAAGCCTATCTGTTGGCACTCATGGTTATCGCCATGTCATTCGCCCAGTTCTTCGGGCTTGAACGAAAGGTGCACTATCAATGAGCTCCACCAACACTTCCCCGTCACCTCGCGGGAGACGCCGTCTGGATATGGGTGAACTGGCCATGCAGATTTTCCTTTTCAGCGTGGGGTTAGCTATTTCCCTTCCCATTATCATTGCGGCGTTTACCAGCTTCAAAGCGCCACAGGAGGTAATCACCTACCCACCGAAGTTCTTTCCTTCGGAGTGGACGCTAAGGAACTACGAGGTGGCTTTCAGCGCCGTTCCCTTCGCCCGTTTTCTGCTGAATAGCTTTATCCAAAGTTCGTTGATAACCGTGGGACAGGTCCTCTTCAGCGTTCTTGCTGCCTTCGCCCTGGCCACTCTGGATTTCCCGGGTCGCGAGGCCATCTTCTTCATTATCATCGGCAGCCTGATGATCCCTTTCGAGCTGACCTTTATTCCCAACTTCCAGTTCGTGACCGGGCTGGGTTGGGCCAACGCCTATTCGGGGTTGACAATCCCGTTCCTGGCCAGTGCATTTGGTGTATTCCTGCTGCGCCAGTTTTTCCTCAGTATCCCGCGAGACCTGCACGATGCCTCGCTGATCGATGGCGCCAGCAATTGGCGCTACCTGTGGACTATCGTCGTCCCCCTGAGCAAGGGTGCCATCGGCGCTTTTGCTATCTTCGCTTTTTTGAGCGCCTGGAATCAGTATCTTTGGCCCCTGGTCATCACTGATACCGTCGAAATGCGCACGATCCAGATCGGTATCCGCTTCTTCATGACCAACATCGAGCGGGGTGCCGATTGGGGTGCTGTGATGGCCGGCTCAATCATTGCATTGCTGCCGACCCTGGCGGCTTTTTTGGTTGCCCAAAAGCAATTGGTCAAGGGCATCGCCATGACCGGTTTGAAGGGCTAACCCGTGAAGCAGCGAGCCTTTCTTCCTCGCTGCATGTTCAATCAGATCCAACGTTGCTCCGAGAGGACAAGTCGCGCAGAAGCTCCAGGTTTGGCCTGGTAGGAAAGCCTGGCCCTTACTCGAGTGCGACTCTGTGGACAAAGGGAATTTCCACAAGTGCGAACCATCCATTGTCCGCCCTGGGCAAGATTGGATCTGATCTGTCGGCTGTCGATCTACCGTTCCGATTCACCCTGTTTCTTTATCAAACCTTAATGGAGGATCTACCTGATGAACCGTATCTACACACTGACCGCCTTGCTTGTCCTGCTGGCGCTGCTGGTTACCGCCTGCGCTGCGCCAGCTGCGCCGGTTCCTGTCCCTGAAAAGCCCGCTACCGAAGAAGAAGCGGCTGCAGAGCCCGCTACCGAAGAAGAAGCGGCAGAGCCCGCCGGAGAGGCTATCGCCCTGAATTTCTGGCATGCCATGGGTGGCAATCTGGGAGAAACGGTCAACGAACTGACCGAGCGCTTCAACAACAGCCAGGACGAAATCGTCGTTACCGCCACATACCAGGGTAGCTACGACGACACCTACAACGCCTTGCTGGCTGCCTTCGAGACCGGCGGCGAGCCCAACATTACCCAAAACTTCGACCTGGCTTCCCAGACCATGTTCGACACCGGTCGTCTGATTCCTGCCTGGCAGCTGGGCGAGGCCGAGGGCTACGACTTCGACATCTTCGTGCCGGCCGTCCGTGACTACTACTCCGACGAGAACGGCATGGTCGCCATGGCCTTCAACAGCAGCACACCGCTGCTCTACTACAACGCCGACATGTTCGAGGCCGCCGGGGTAGAGATGCCCGAGGGCAGCATGGCCTTTAGCGAGTTCAAGGCCCTGTGCGACGACCTGATGGCGGCCGAGGTGGCCCCCTATTGCTTCACCTTTGGTCAGGTGGGCTGGTATTTCGAGCAGATCCTGGCCAACAGTGGTGGGCTCTACTTCAACGAGGACAACGGCCGGACCGGCCGGCCCACCGAGGTCATGTTCAACGAGGGCCAGGGCGTCGAGGTCTTCACCTTCTTGACCGACCTGATCAACGAGGGATATGCCCCCAATCTGGGCAAGACCTGGACCGATACCGACAGCACGTTCACAACCCAGCAAGCCGCTATCCAGATCGACTCCACGTCCGATGTGTCGATCATCACAAACAGCGAGCACGAGGTAGGCACCGCCTTTATTCCCCACAGCGACAGCAGCGACCGTAACGGCGTCATCATCGGTGGCGCAGCCCTGTGGCTGATAGACGCGGATGACGCTGCGGCGAACGACGCGGCCTGGCAGTTCATGAAGTTCATGGCCGAGCCGGAGCAGCAGGTCACCTGGCATACCAACTCCGGCTACTTCCCGGTGCGCACTGACGTGGCGGACAACGAGGAAGTACAGGCATTCTGGGCCGAGAATCCCAACTTTGTCACCGCTATCGATCAGCTTGCCACCACACCGACGACTTTGGAGGATGGTTCACCCAACTATGCGGTGCTGGGCGGCCGCGCCGGCCCCTTCCCCGCCATTCGCCAGATCATCGTTGAATCCTATAGTCGCGTTCTGGATGATGGCCTGAGCCCTCAGGAAGCCCTGGACGAGGCGGCCAAGAAGGCCAACGAGGAACTGGCCAACTACAACCAATTCTTCGAATAGGTCACAGCCAGGTGAATCAGGGTTTGAACTCGTGCCGGCCCTTTTTCACTTAACCTGAGTTTCTGTTTTTTCGACAAACCATGTGGTGCGTAGCAGACCATACGCTACGCACCACTTCCCAGCTTTTGCCCTATGAAAATTGTATCGATATTGCTGCTCACCATGTTGTTGGCAGTTGCCTGTGAGGCCCCTATGGTGACAGATTCGACAGGCCATCAAACCCCGGTTCCCACTGGCCAGAGCATCAGCCTGCCCGATGGTTTTGACATCCAGGGTCATCGCGGCGCGCGCGGCCTCAAGCCCGAAAACACCTTGCCCGCCTTCGAGACAGCCCTGGATCTGGGTGTCACCACGCTGGAGCTTGATCTCCATTACACCGCCGATGGTGTTGTTGTGGTGTGGCACGACCCGGACCTGCCGGGCAGCAAGTGCGTTGCGGACGAGAACGGACCAGAGATCGGCTCCCGGATCAGCAACCTGCCCTTCGAGCAACTGCAGAGGTTTCAATGCGACCGAAACCCGGACAGCAGCGACTTCCCCGAGCAGAATAACGAGCCCACTGCCCTGGCTGGAGACAATTACCAGGTGGTTAGCCTCGAACAGCTCTTCGCCTTCGTGGATGACTACACTAACAACCCTGAAAAGACCGCTGATCAGCGCCAGAACGCGGCGCACGTCCAATTCAATATCGAGACAAAGCGAAAAGCGGATGATCCCGGCGCCATTGGCGACGATTTCGACGGCGTCAATCCCGGTTCGTTCGAGCGGGCCATCGTCGAGCTGATCGAAAAGCATGGCCTGCTCCAACGGGTAATCATGCAAAGTTTCGACCATCGCTCTCTATGGGCGGTGCGTCAGTTGAATCCCGATATCCGCCTGGCCGCGCTGACCAGTCGCGGCCGACCCGATCCAGCCTTGTATGCGCAGCAAGGCGCAACTATCTGGTCGCCCCGCTATCGGGATTTGACCTCCAGTCTGTTGGAAACAGCCCACGAGGCCGGACTGCTTGTCAACCCATGGACGGTCAACGATCCGGCCGAGATGCAACGGCTTATTGAATTGGGCGTTGACGGATTGATCACTGACAGGCCCGATTTGCTTCTTTCGGGGCCCAGTAATCAGTGACCGGCAAACAGCTATCGGAGAAACACAATGCCAACCACACCTACTGATCGTTGCTCACTCCATACCGGCCAGCCATGTTAAGACGACTCCTCCCCATCACCTTGTTCCTGGTCCTGGCAGCCTGCGGCGGTGGGTCCGAAACCGTGTCACCAACGCCCTTACCGCCCGATCCCTACGCCAACCCCCGGATCAACGTCGTAGCCGACGGTTTGCTGGCCCCGATTGGCCTGGCGGTATTGGCCGACGGGAGCCTGCTGGTAGCTGAGGATGGAACTGGTCAACGAGATGACAGTGCCGGGGTCAGCCTGATCAAACCCGATGGACGTGTGGGGCGTTTGATCTCTGGTCTGCCCAGCACTCATGACTCGGGAGACCTGGCCGGGTCTCCTCTGGTGGCCCTCTCTCCGGCTGGCGACAAGATCTATCTGGGCGCCTTCGATCAGCATAATCTTTGGACGCTGCTGCTGACACCGGAGCAACAAGTCGAGGGCATCGAACTGCCCGCCCAGGCCCTTACAACAGACGACCTTACCCCGGAGATGTTGCCCCTCAACCAGGTCATGGTAATGAATCCCTTTGATATGACCTTTGATTCAGAAGGCAGGCCGGTGGTCACCGATTCGACGGGCGATGGCGTGGCCAAAGAGACGCCGGACGGGAGAACCTACTTCATCCATCGCTTCGCGCCCCATCCTGCGCCAACCAGCGATAAGCCAAAGATGAAGGTGTCGCCAGTGCCCACCGGCATCGAGCGCATTGGCGACGAGTACTATGTCACATTGACCGGCGGTTGCCCATTCCCACCCGGTGGAGGCCGCCTGGTGGCCATCGACGAGGAGCGAAATGAACGCGTCGTGGCAGACAGCCTCAACATGCCCATCGACGTAGCTCAGGGACCAGATGGAACGATCTGGCTGCTGGAGTTCGCGCTGTTTGCGCCCGATGCCGGCTGCTTCAGTGGCACGGGCTACCGGGAACGCACCGGCACCCTCAGCCGTTTGTTGCCCGATGGCACGCTGGAACCGGTGCTTAGCAATCTAAACACGCCCGGCTCGGTGCTACCGCTCGATGATGGCAGCCTGCTTTTGACAGAAGTGTTCCCAGGGCGGGTGCTAAGGGTTACCTTTGGCGACGACGTTGAAGCAGAGAAAGAGGAAACGAAAGAGCGAAACACCGAGAGAACCTACGGACAACGTAACGAGATCAATCCCGACGATTATGATCAACTGCAAAGAGAGGTAATCGAGGCGCACGATCTCAAGCCGCAACCGGGAGCCGATCAACGAGAGGGCGACACCCGCCTGGCCGCTCTGGGCCAGGCGCTTTTTTTTGATCCGATTCTATCCGGCGACCACAACACCTCCTGTGCAACCTGTCACCATCCGACTCTGGCCGGCGCCGATGGTCTCGCCCTTCCCATCGGTACGGGCGGATTTGGGTTGGGCCCGCAGCGCCTGTTCCTCGACCAGGTAGTGTTAGGGCCAGAGGCCAGCCAACCACGCCGTCTGGCCGGGTTAACCGATCCGATCACAGGAGAAACGTCGGTTGCCAACCCCTTCGCCGGACAGTTTGTGCCCCGCAATTCGCCCACGATCATCAACAGCGCTCTGTTTCCAACCCAGTTCTGGGACAGTCGGGTGGAGGCGGGGGCGGACGGAGAGTCGGTACGCACTCCGGAGGATGAGATCAACCGCTTGGATTTGACCGATCCGCTGGCGGTTCAAGCGTTGTTTCCTTTAACCAGTCTACACGAGATGGCCGGCGGCACGTTGGGTGACCAGGCGCCCCAGGCCATTCGAAGGCAGCTTCTGGACCGGTTGCGCGGCATTCCGGCCTATGAAAGTTGGTTCGCGGAGGTCTTCGCAACAGACAACGCCGGCGGCACCATTTCACTGAGCCGCCTGGCCGAGGCCATCGCCGCCTTCGAGCGCCGGTTTATCTTCACCGACGCGCCCTTCGATGGCTATCTGGCCGGCGACACCACGGCACTTAGCGAGCAGCAGAAACGAGGCGCACTGCTGTTTTTCGGGCAGATCATTCCAGAGGTCAACTGTAGCCTGTGCCACAGTGGCAACCTCTTTTCCGATTTTCGGCATCGCAACCTGCTGGTTCCCCAACTGGGACCGGGCAAGGGTCACGATTACAGCGGCCGCGAGGATTGGGGGCGCGCCGGCATCAGCTTCGACGCCAGGGACAGGTACACCTTTCGCACGCCCAGCCTACGTAACGTCGAACTGACCGCTCCCTACTTCCACGACGGCGCCTATGCCACGCTGGTCGATGTGATCGGCCATCATGCCGATATCTGGGGCAGCGCTGAAAGCTACGATCCGGTTGCCAACGATATTCCACCCGCACTTTTCAGCAGTTTGCGACCCTTTCAGCCCGATAAACAGGGGGTGAACGCTGCACCGGTATTGCGCAACGGGCTGCCGTTAACAGAGGAGGACAAGGAAGATCTGGCGGTGTTCCTGCAGAGCCTCACCGATCCAGACGCGCGTGACCTGAGCGAGTTCCTTCCTGAAGGTGTACCCAGCGGCCTGCCGCTTGATCAGATATCCTCCTCCCAAACGCTGGCCGATTCCACTCATCGCGATAGCGATGGGCAGATGGCAGCCCGGGGAGATCAGGCAATCAGCGATGCGGAACCCCAATCGACCGGCGGCTCCCCGCCCACCATCTCTCCCCTGCCAGGTCTGAGCGATGTTGCGGCGGAGGTTGGTCTGGATTTCCAGCATGGCGCATTTCGCAAAACCATTTTCCAGGATCCCGTCGCTGCTATGAGCGGCGGGCTTTGCTGGATCGACTATGACAACGACGGTTGGCTGGACCTCTATCTTGTCAACAGCTATGCCGAGGATGAAAAGAAATACTGGCAGGACCTCGGCGGTCTGCCCCACAATGCGCTGTATCGCAACAGCAGTGGCACTTTCTCCGATGTCAGTGCCGAGTCGGGTACGGATCTGGTCATGCGGGGCAATGGTTGTGTTGCGGCCGATTTCGATGGTGATGGTTGGTGGGACCTTTACGTGACCGCCGACGGCCCCAATGCCCTGCTATGGAACAATGGCGACGGAACCTTTGCCGAAGGTGCCGCGGCCGCTGGCGTCGATGCACCGGAATGGAATAGCGCTGCGGTGGTCGGCGACGTGAACCGTGATAGCCTGCCGGACCTTTTTGTAGCGGCCTTCATTGACCTGGACCACCAGATCCCCAAGCCCATCG
The sequence above is drawn from the Chloroflexota bacterium genome and encodes:
- the msrP gene encoding protein-methionine-sulfoxide reductase catalytic subunit MsrP, whose product is MTEIKSSEITPQHIYRDRRKFMKTTGTLALGAMVLAACGRGDSPETGIVSPAGGSAADSAAATPGVAQLNGEVAGEATSFEAITNFNNFYEFTTDKEKVARLAEGYPNRPWAVEVGGLVRNPKTYDIEELLKTYDQEERIYRMRCVEGWSMVIPWLGFSLAKLLKDVQPTSDAKYVRFETVNDPERMPGMRSPWYEWPYVEGLRLDEAMNDLALLSTGLYGEELLPQSGAPVRLVVPWKYGFKSIKSIVKIDLVAEQPTSLWMAAAPNEYGFYANVNPDVPHPRWSQRTERRIGETKRRATLPFNGYADQVAHLYDGMDLSVYY
- a CDS encoding glycerophosphodiester phosphodiesterase family protein, coding for MKIVSILLLTMLLAVACEAPMVTDSTGHQTPVPTGQSISLPDGFDIQGHRGARGLKPENTLPAFETALDLGVTTLELDLHYTADGVVVVWHDPDLPGSKCVADENGPEIGSRISNLPFEQLQRFQCDRNPDSSDFPEQNNEPTALAGDNYQVVSLEQLFAFVDDYTNNPEKTADQRQNAAHVQFNIETKRKADDPGAIGDDFDGVNPGSFERAIVELIEKHGLLQRVIMQSFDHRSLWAVRQLNPDIRLAALTSRGRPDPALYAQQGATIWSPRYRDLTSSLLETAHEAGLLVNPWTVNDPAEMQRLIELGVDGLITDRPDLLLSGPSNQ
- a CDS encoding carbohydrate ABC transporter permease, producing the protein MSSTNTSPSPRGRRRLDMGELAMQIFLFSVGLAISLPIIIAAFTSFKAPQEVITYPPKFFPSEWTLRNYEVAFSAVPFARFLLNSFIQSSLITVGQVLFSVLAAFALATLDFPGREAIFFIIIGSLMIPFELTFIPNFQFVTGLGWANAYSGLTIPFLASAFGVFLLRQFFLSIPRDLHDASLIDGASNWRYLWTIVVPLSKGAIGAFAIFAFLSAWNQYLWPLVITDTVEMRTIQIGIRFFMTNIERGADWGAVMAGSIIALLPTLAAFLVAQKQLVKGIAMTGLKG
- a CDS encoding sugar ABC transporter permease is translated as MGQATTTEVHATGVTATRKKRWNRTKSTAEAYLYLAPTLIALAVFVFIPVFSSFRLSLHRVAPFGGREIFIGLEHYSRLLTDPDYWNSVKVTFLFMLGVVPVGLFLAVLLAVALSYPLRHLSGLHRLLIFVPVVISSAVAGVLFKWLYHPVVGYINYWLSLIGIQGPNWLADKDWALIAIILATIWKEFGFNVIIALAGVQAIDDTLYDAAKVDGANFWQRLFQITIPLLTPTLFFLLIINIIHTFEAFGQIHVLTEGGPGQATNTMVYSIFYDAFVGTPQRGIASAQAYLLALMVIAMSFAQFFGLERKVHYQ
- a CDS encoding ABC transporter substrate-binding protein; translation: MNRIYTLTALLVLLALLVTACAAPAAPVPVPEKPATEEEAAAEPATEEEAAEPAGEAIALNFWHAMGGNLGETVNELTERFNNSQDEIVVTATYQGSYDDTYNALLAAFETGGEPNITQNFDLASQTMFDTGRLIPAWQLGEAEGYDFDIFVPAVRDYYSDENGMVAMAFNSSTPLLYYNADMFEAAGVEMPEGSMAFSEFKALCDDLMAAEVAPYCFTFGQVGWYFEQILANSGGLYFNEDNGRTGRPTEVMFNEGQGVEVFTFLTDLINEGYAPNLGKTWTDTDSTFTTQQAAIQIDSTSDVSIITNSEHEVGTAFIPHSDSSDRNGVIIGGAALWLIDADDAAANDAAWQFMKFMAEPEQQVTWHTNSGYFPVRTDVADNEEVQAFWAENPNFVTAIDQLATTPTTLEDGSPNYAVLGGRAGPFPAIRQIIVESYSRVLDDGLSPQEALDEAAKKANEELANYNQFFE
- a CDS encoding ScyD/ScyE family protein, yielding MLRRLLPITLFLVLAACGGGSETVSPTPLPPDPYANPRINVVADGLLAPIGLAVLADGSLLVAEDGTGQRDDSAGVSLIKPDGRVGRLISGLPSTHDSGDLAGSPLVALSPAGDKIYLGAFDQHNLWTLLLTPEQQVEGIELPAQALTTDDLTPEMLPLNQVMVMNPFDMTFDSEGRPVVTDSTGDGVAKETPDGRTYFIHRFAPHPAPTSDKPKMKVSPVPTGIERIGDEYYVTLTGGCPFPPGGGRLVAIDEERNERVVADSLNMPIDVAQGPDGTIWLLEFALFAPDAGCFSGTGYRERTGTLSRLLPDGTLEPVLSNLNTPGSVLPLDDGSLLLTEVFPGRVLRVTFGDDVEAEKEETKERNTERTYGQRNEINPDDYDQLQREVIEAHDLKPQPGADQREGDTRLAALGQALFFDPILSGDHNTSCATCHHPTLAGADGLALPIGTGGFGLGPQRLFLDQVVLGPEASQPRRLAGLTDPITGETSVANPFAGQFVPRNSPTIINSALFPTQFWDSRVEAGADGESVRTPEDEINRLDLTDPLAVQALFPLTSLHEMAGGTLGDQAPQAIRRQLLDRLRGIPAYESWFAEVFATDNAGGTISLSRLAEAIAAFERRFIFTDAPFDGYLAGDTTALSEQQKRGALLFFGQIIPEVNCSLCHSGNLFSDFRHRNLLVPQLGPGKGHDYSGREDWGRAGISFDARDRYTFRTPSLRNVELTAPYFHDGAYATLVDVIGHHADIWGSAESYDPVANDIPPALFSSLRPFQPDKQGVNAAPVLRNGLPLTEEDKEDLAVFLQSLTDPDARDLSEFLPEGVPSGLPLDQISSSQTLADSTHRDSDGQMAARGDQAISDAEPQSTGGSPPTISPLPGLSDVAAEVGLDFQHGAFRKTIFQDPVAAMSGGLCWIDYDNDGWLDLYLVNSYAEDEKKYWQDLGGLPHNALYRNSSGTFSDVSAESGTDLVMRGNGCVAADFDGDGWWDLYVTADGPNALLWNNGDGTFAEGAAAAGVDAPEWNSAAVVGDVNRDSLPDLFVAAFIDLDHQIPKPIGAFPQDYYGLPDRLYLNQGAGSQTGASEKTVGVQFREVALQAGLERQERGLGALLSDLDRDGELDLFIANDGHPNRLYTNEPWPGGVEADPLGLGFRFRDLTETANVGDSGSGMGVAAGDYDGDGWTDLFTTNWERELNALYRNETGEQGSLTFQYSTFRIGLQGLGNNMTGWGTHWLDLDQDTDLDLLVVNGRVPVTSLKSDPQLVRLYANRIADGARSRPGPPRLFVDATQQAGLEEVGPLLARGSAVADFDNDGDLDVAINVIGGEVALLRNEGPANNWLQVALDGFWPGAVVVAELPDGRRLVRELHVGSSYLASEDPRLHFGVGTADRIPRLEVRLPDGRYLEFSDVPANQVLAVSP